tttatataatttccaaACATATTTAagtagatttatttttctacattcttatataattttcaaacatATTTAAGTATATCTATTCGGAAacgtatattatgtatatacatttataatttggcaaataatataataatacatgtaCATGCATGTGTTATGTTATACACacgatattatatacgatatgatatattatctatatatacgtttCGTATGGGGTGGTCGACCAAGAGACAAGAGTATTCATCTGGGAATGACCTTGACTGGGAACGTATCAGATTACCTCGTCGTAGAAATTCTCGTCCGAGTGAACATCGTCTCGCTTTTCGCGTCCCCTTTCGTTGGTTGTTCTTGAAACTTTCTACCTATTGCTCTATCATCCGTTTCGATTCTTTCTCAGCAACGATATCGAACATATGCCTCAcgtttttcgtttaattaatattttcgacattttcctttttgctttctagattatcgaaagatcgaaagaataACCTCTCAAAGAACGGAGAAAAGCGACGAATATCCAAGGCATatcgcgatcgatcgatgagaCTGCGAGGGGGTGTGTCAAaccccttcctctctctctctctctctctctctctctctctctctctctctctctctctctctctctctactctttttctacttcattCCTCCATTTCCATCTTTTCCTCCGGAATTATGCAATGCAAGGGAAGACGAATGTGATGTTCTTTTTCAATCACCAGATATATTGCATTCTGCGGCTGGATGGTTGTCTAGACATCGGCACGttcttattgaaaatatttctggaaatacttgaaaaaaaaaaaaaaaaaaaagaaattgtaataaacataattttgaatatatttctaagtattttattttgaaatatttctattaataatgacTCGATGAAATATGTGTAGACGTTCGTTCTGTTCGAGTTCATGTCTAACTATcgtttctattgtttttttttcggtgATCTACAACAGTATGCGGTACCGAGAAAAGTACGTGGCTCTGTTTGCATTGCGGAGCAGTACATTGTGGAAGGTATGTCGCCGGACACGCGTTGCAGCATCACGAGAAGAATACTCAGCATTGCGTGTGCATCGATTGTGAAAACCTCTCGGTCTTCTGGTGAGTCATCTTTGTAATCGAGGaaatagtttttttctttatctttttactacgatcgatttttcttaaCACAAAAATTCATTCGGGTCAAGGTCTTTCAAAAGAAAtctatatttgataaatttctcgttattatcaagtTGAGAGCCACTGGCATAGATCGAGCCAGTCAACGAACGTTTCGCTCGGTTTGGTTCGTTCGTAGGTAGGAACAGGAAGAGGAGACGCGAACGATAACATTGAAATCGTTCTTTTCGCAGTTACACGTGCGATGAATACGTGATAAACGACACGACGAGCGGGCAGATAGAAAAGATACGTCAAATAATCTTTCGGAAGGATGAACACAAGGAGAATGATGAGAGTTGGAGTACAACGCCGGCAACGACGCCGTCGTCTAGACGAGAAAGCAGCGAGGATAACGACGCCGATGCACTTTGGAAGGCCGAAGTGGTCGTGAGAAATTTACGGCCAAGAACGGCAAGGAAAAGGTTGCATTCGTTAGACGGTACTAGCGGGGACAATAGGCCAGCGACTAAGCGTAGAAGCTCGAAGATAACCAAAGAGAAGAAGGTCGTCGGCCTGAGGAATCTCGGGAACACTTGTTTCATGAACGTCGTACTCCAATCGTTCAACAACATCAGCCACTTTTGCGAATACCTCACACAAATGCCGTGCCTCGAGGGCATAGCTTTCGACCCGTCGGAACCACCAACTCACAGAGGTCGCATCGTTACACCAGGAAGAGCAAAGGAACTTATGAGTGATGCTCTTCTTGCCGAAGAATTACGAAAGGTTCTTCTTGGTTTGAGCCTCGGTGGTTCCAATGGTCAAGCCATCTCCCCGGAGTGTCTCTTCCTCGTCATATGGAAAGTCGTGCCACGATTTAGGGGTTACCAACAACAGGACGCTCATGAGTTTCTCACCTACATGCTCGATAGATTGCACACAGAATTGTTACAACTATTACCTAGGCTTGGACACGAGCCTCTTGGTTTACGTGGAAAGCAGAGCATCGT
This Vespa velutina chromosome 22, iVesVel2.1, whole genome shotgun sequence DNA region includes the following protein-coding sequences:
- the LOC124956417 gene encoding ubiquitin carboxyl-terminal hydrolase 3-like, which encodes MECPHLAQSVRLGANDVETTCTKDLPFVCAVCGTEKSTWLCLHCGAVHCGRYVAGHALQHHEKNTQHCVCIDCENLSVFCYTCDEYVINDTTSGQIEKIRQIIFRKDEHKENDESWSTTPATTPSSRRESSEDNDADALWKAEVVVRNLRPRTARKRLHSLDGTSGDNRPATKRRSSKITKEKKVVGLRNLGNTCFMNVVLQSFNNISHFCEYLTQMPCLEGIAFDPSEPPTHRGRIVTPGRAKELMSDALLAEELRKVLLGLSLGGSNGQAISPECLFLVIWKVVPRFRGYQQQDAHEFLTYMLDRLHTELLQLLPRLGHEPLGLRGKQSIVTAVFGGTLLSVVHCMNCRTDSKTHEPFQDLSLDIPDRLQRRTKEQEEVCSLTYSLTRFFKVEELADSELYFCDNCMGKQRSTKRFWIHRLPNVLCLHIKRFRWCNSYRSKVDTQVDFPMESLDMSAFTVRGVTGMKLGAQNSHLYDLAAVIVHHGSGAGTGHYTAFAVHDGQWFHFNDSSVRPASTDAVAKCKPYILFYVRKEFSIPPPL